The following coding sequences are from one Clostridioides difficile ATCC 9689 = DSM 1296 window:
- a CDS encoding CocE/NonD family hydrolase: MIKFKLYISGLYSGNVIFDGDLLIEKLNPFTNKIESLKPISKEENTYYLNLTKIDLKSLFNNFDVYTKSLVNTDKDTVINNLGETHSKLNEYIWVQRNKKFPLDIIIVDNKIVGFICLSRETCTILIMDGYEEYTVLKEWEKTHKNEEIYSIRFGGNYMIDMKDGIKLSTDVYLPDFVDSTKKAPTILMRTPYGKENDKEIYYKYVQRGYAVVIQDVRGRNESEGKWEPLIHEREDGDSTINWIVSQEWSSGIVGMLGASYLGYVQWAAASSGNKHLKALVSIVTSGSPFIDIPRKGGAFVSGMLAWAFMVSRNKVDRSKMVRDDWDDVLNIRPIENIPFEALGYRIEFLEEWLKRVEKDEYWDLMDWHLQKDKINVPALVVSGWYDDNSMGTTEALDVIKDYEKGKRKAILGPWMHNSNTLRDINGISLGNSSLRYDLDYNYLLWFDKYLKGIENNIDTTAPVEYYSVGSNKWKTEENWPIINKIDKSMYLISDGNANTSLGNGRLVFDNDLEEKYDSYIYNPKDPSVQLIDMSENEVGVPNNYKDLEKRSDMLCYTSDAFSEEFTVTGDIKLEFFASSSAKDTDWVIKIMDVDLDGNSIKLADGILSARFRNSFYKSEFMEEGEIYKFTVITSKISNTFKVGHKIRLDITSSAKNFIFQNSNTTEGYNSIEYIEAKNTIYHGGKYPSKLILPIENK, translated from the coding sequence TTGATAAAATTTAAATTATACATATCTGGACTATACAGTGGAAATGTAATCTTTGATGGAGATTTATTAATTGAAAAGTTGAATCCTTTTACAAATAAAATAGAAAGTTTAAAACCAATAAGCAAAGAAGAAAATACATACTATTTAAATCTTACAAAAATAGATTTAAAGTCTTTATTTAATAACTTTGATGTATATACTAAAAGCTTAGTAAACACAGATAAAGACACAGTTATAAATAACTTAGGAGAAACGCATTCTAAACTTAATGAATATATATGGGTTCAAAGAAACAAAAAGTTCCCACTAGATATAATTATTGTAGATAATAAAATAGTAGGTTTTATCTGTTTATCCAGAGAAACTTGTACTATATTAATTATGGATGGATATGAAGAGTATACTGTATTAAAAGAATGGGAAAAAACTCATAAAAATGAAGAGATATATTCTATAAGATTTGGTGGAAATTATATGATTGATATGAAAGATGGTATAAAACTTTCTACAGATGTATATCTCCCTGATTTTGTAGATTCTACCAAAAAAGCACCGACAATTCTTATGAGAACTCCATATGGAAAAGAAAATGATAAAGAAATATATTATAAATATGTACAAAGAGGATATGCTGTTGTAATACAAGATGTTAGGGGAAGAAATGAATCAGAAGGTAAGTGGGAACCTTTGATTCATGAGAGGGAAGATGGAGATAGTACCATAAATTGGATAGTATCACAGGAATGGTCAAGTGGAATAGTTGGAATGCTTGGAGCATCATATCTTGGTTATGTCCAATGGGCAGCTGCATCTTCAGGCAATAAGCATCTTAAAGCTTTAGTTAGTATAGTAACATCAGGAAGCCCTTTTATTGATATACCAAGAAAAGGAGGAGCTTTTGTATCTGGTATGCTTGCATGGGCATTTATGGTATCAAGAAATAAAGTTGATAGAAGCAAAATGGTAAGAGATGATTGGGATGATGTTTTAAACATACGACCAATAGAAAATATACCTTTTGAAGCTCTTGGATATAGAATTGAATTTCTGGAAGAATGGTTAAAGAGAGTAGAAAAAGATGAGTATTGGGATTTGATGGATTGGCATTTACAAAAAGATAAAATAAATGTACCTGCATTGGTTGTATCTGGGTGGTATGATGATAATAGTATGGGAACTACAGAGGCCTTAGATGTTATAAAGGACTATGAAAAAGGAAAGAGAAAGGCTATTCTAGGTCCATGGATGCATAATTCAAATACTTTAAGAGATATAAATGGTATTTCTTTAGGAAATAGTTCATTAAGATATGATTTGGATTATAATTATCTATTATGGTTTGATAAATACTTAAAAGGTATAGAAAATAACATAGATACGACTGCTCCAGTAGAGTATTACTCTGTAGGTTCTAATAAGTGGAAGACAGAAGAAAATTGGCCAATAATAAATAAGATAGATAAAAGTATGTATCTAATAAGTGATGGAAATGCTAACACATCTTTAGGAAATGGTAGATTAGTATTTGATAATGATTTAGAAGAAAAGTATGATAGTTATATATATAATCCAAAAGACCCATCAGTACAACTAATTGATATGTCAGAGAATGAAGTTGGAGTTCCAAATAACTACAAAGATTTAGAAAAAAGAAGTGATATGTTGTGTTATACATCAGATGCTTTTAGTGAAGAATTTACTGTAACAGGTGATATAAAGTTAGAGTTTTTTGCATCAAGTTCTGCCAAAGATACTGACTGGGTTATAAAAATTATGGACGTGGATTTAGATGGAAATTCAATTAAATTAGCTGATGGTATACTTAGTGCTAGATTTAGAAATAGTTTTTATAAGTCAGAGTTTATGGAAGAAGGAGAGATTTATAAGTTTACGGTTATAACTTCAAAAATATCAAACACGTTTAAAGTTGGTCATAAAATTAGACTAGATATAACATCTAGTGCTAAAAACTTTATTTTCCAAAATAGCAACACGACAGAGGGATATAATAGTATTGAATATATAGAAGCAAAGAATACGATTTACCATGGAGGTAAATATCCATCTAAATTGATATTGCCAATAGAGAATAAGTAA
- a CDS encoding RidA family protein, protein MEIKRYEGTGRMSRTVVHNNTVYLCGQTHAEGGVIEQTTEVLAKIEDLLNKYGSDKQHLLSVTIYLRDMKDFEAMNSVWDAWVEKGFEPARACVEARLAREHLLVEMSVVAATK, encoded by the coding sequence GGAACTGGAAGAATGAGTAGAACTGTAGTTCATAACAATACAGTTTATTTATGTGGACAAACTCATGCTGAAGGAGGAGTAATTGAACAAACAACTGAAGTTTTAGCTAAAATAGAAGATTTATTAAACAAATATGGTTCAGATAAGCAACATTTGCTATCTGTTACTATTTATTTAAGAGATATGAAAGACTTTGAAGCTATGAACTCTGTTTGGGATGCTTGGGTTGAAAAAGGGTTTGAACCTGCTAGAGCTTGTGTTGAAGCTAGACTTGCTAGAGAGCATTTGTTAGTTGAAATGAGCGTTGTTGCAGCTACAAAATAA